TACCGCCAGGCCGCCGGCCTGGCGCCGGACGATGGGGAGGTGCTGAACAACCTGGCCACCACCGTGCAACTGCTGGGCCGGCAGGATGAGGCCGCCGCCCTGTATGAAAGGGTGGTGGCGCTGTCGCCCGCCCACGCCGACGCGCGCTTCAACCTGGCGCTGACCCAGTTGGCGGCAGGCGACCTGGCGGCAGGCTGGGATGGCTACGGCGCGCGCTGGCAGGGCCGGCAGCTGGCCCCGCACTGGCGCCCCTTTCCCGTGCCGCAATGGCAGGGGGAACCTCTCGCGGCCAAGCGCCTGCTGGTCTGGGCGGAACAGGGCCTGGGTGATGAGATCCTGTTCGCCAGCCTGCTGCCCGACTTGCGGGCCCGCGTGGCGGCGGAGGGCGGGCAGATGGTGGTGGAATGCGCCCCCCGCCTGGTGGGCCTGATCGGCCGCGCGTTGCCGGGCGTGGTGGTGCGGGCGCCGACATCCCCGCCCGGCGCCCCGACGCTGACCGACATGGACCTGCATGTGCCCATGGGCAGCCTGCCGGGCCTGTTGCGCCCCGGCTTGGCCGGCTGGACCGGCTCCCCCTTCCTGGCGCCACGCGACGACCTGGCCGGCCTGTGGCGGGGCCGGCTGGCCGCCCTGCCGCCGGGCCTGCGTGTCGGCATCAGCTGGCGCAGCGGCCTGATGCGCGGCGACCGGTCGGGCGCTTACACCGCCCTGGCGGACTGGGCGCCGCTGCTGACCTTGCCCGGCATCGTGCCGGTCACGCTGCAATACAGTGCGACGGAAGACGAGATCCGGCCGGTGGAGCAGGCGTTGGACCTGACGCTGCACCGCTGGCCCGACCTGGATCTGCGCGCGGATATCGAGGGCGTGGCCGCCCTGATGTCCAGCCTGGACCTGGTGGTCACCGCACCCACGGCGGTAGGGGAACTGGCGGGCGCCCTGGGCGTGCCTTGCTGGCGGGTGGGCACGGCGCACGACTGGACCATGCTGGGCACGCCCGTGCGGCCCTGGTTCGCCGGCATGGCGGTGATAGGGCGTGGCCGCGGGCCCGCCCTGGACGTGGCCGAGGCGGCGGAAAGGCTGGCCGGCCTTGGGCGAATCAGGGCTTGCCGCCCGCCGCCCCTTCCTGTATAAACCCGCGCTTCAACCGCTCCTTGCCGGTGCCTAAGCCATGGCGCCGGCTAGGTCCGTGCGGCTGATCCATCCCGCGATGCCGGAATGATCCGGCACCCTGGGGCGGCTACAGCGGCGGACCACGTAACAGCCATGGGGAGTATCAAATGGCTTTGTATGAGACCGTGCTGATCGCACGGCAGGACATCACGTCCGCCCAGGTGGAAGGCCTGACCGAAACCTTCACCGGTATCCTCAAGGAGAACGGTGGCCAGGTTGCCAAGGTCGAGCAGTGGGGTCTGAAGACCCTCACCTACAAGATCAAGAAGAACCGCAAGGGTCACTACGTCTACTTCGCCCACGATTCCGCCCCGGCCGCCGTTGCCGAGATGGAGCGTAACATGGGCCTGAACGAAGACGTCCTGCGCTTCATGACCACCCGGATCGAAAAGATCGAGGAAGGTCAGACCGCGATGCTGTCCAACAAGGGCGATCGTGGTGAGCGCGGCGAACGCGGTGATCGTGGCGACCGCGGTCCGCGTCGCTTCGAAGACCGTGGTGATCGTGGCGATCGCGGCCCCCGCCCGCCGCGTCGCACCGAAGCTTCTGAAGGAGACCGGGCATGAGC
The DNA window shown above is from Azospirillaceae bacterium and carries:
- a CDS encoding tetratricopeptide repeat protein codes for the protein MNRNQRRLDKKQGGPPPGAQAQALFGQASQHHQAGRLAEAEAGYRQVLALAPRHADALYLLGVIHHQTGRPGEAADLLGQAIAAKGDAAHFHAALGTVLSTLGRTGDAVTALTRALDLKPDQAEAHNNLGNALKDLGRLDEAAAHYQRAVAQKPDYANAHNGLGSVRQAQGMLEDAAGHYARALDLNPRLVLALVNLGKVLVELGSLDVAEARLRQALALDATNGDALANLGAVLQALGRAADATACLRRAVTVAPENADAHMNLGILLATDLMAPEPVLKEARSHLERARVLRPGHAVTLNNLGSVAQRLGHLTEAEELYRQAAGLAPDDGEVLNNLATTVQLLGRQDEAAALYERVVALSPAHADARFNLALTQLAAGDLAAGWDGYGARWQGRQLAPHWRPFPVPQWQGEPLAAKRLLVWAEQGLGDEILFASLLPDLRARVAAEGGQMVVECAPRLVGLIGRALPGVVVRAPTSPPGAPTLTDMDLHVPMGSLPGLLRPGLAGWTGSPFLAPRDDLAGLWRGRLAALPPGLRVGISWRSGLMRGDRSGAYTALADWAPLLTLPGIVPVTLQYSATEDEIRPVEQALDLTLHRWPDLDLRADIEGVAALMSSLDLVVTAPTAVGELAGALGVPCWRVGTAHDWTMLGTPVRPWFAGMAVIGRGRGPALDVAEAAERLAGLGRIRACRPPPLPV
- the rpsF gene encoding 30S ribosomal protein S6; translation: MALYETVLIARQDITSAQVEGLTETFTGILKENGGQVAKVEQWGLKTLTYKIKKNRKGHYVYFAHDSAPAAVAEMERNMGLNEDVLRFMTTRIEKIEEGQTAMLSNKGDRGERGERGDRGDRGPRRFEDRGDRGDRGPRPPRRTEASEGDRA